The proteins below are encoded in one region of Terriglobia bacterium:
- a CDS encoding S-methyl-5'-thioadenosine phosphorylase: MAANDIKIGIIGGSGLYQMDGLTQIEEAEVETPFGKPSDAYRIGTLEGKRVVFLARHNRNHTISPSELNFRANIYGFKKLGVEWILSASAVGSLKEELRPLDIVLPDQFYDRTKARVSTFFGDGIVAHISFAHPVCSQLGDVMQQAARDASVAVKRGGTYVCMEGPQFSTLAESNTYRRNGGDLIGMTNLQEAKLAREAEICYSTMALVTDYDCWHPQHDAVTVTEVIENLKKNSENAQKIIRSTVKRLPVDRTCKCGHALKHAIMTDLKHAPAETRKRLELLLRKYI, encoded by the coding sequence ATGGCAGCAAATGACATCAAGATAGGAATCATCGGCGGCAGCGGTCTGTACCAGATGGACGGACTTACTCAAATTGAGGAAGCCGAGGTAGAAACGCCGTTTGGAAAGCCTTCGGACGCATACCGGATCGGAACACTGGAAGGAAAGCGCGTGGTGTTCCTCGCAAGGCATAACCGGAACCACACCATTTCACCGTCCGAACTCAATTTCCGCGCGAATATTTACGGCTTCAAAAAGCTGGGCGTCGAGTGGATTCTGTCGGCGAGCGCCGTGGGATCGTTGAAGGAGGAACTGCGCCCGCTGGATATCGTGCTGCCCGATCAGTTCTACGACCGGACCAAGGCGCGGGTATCGACGTTCTTCGGCGACGGCATTGTGGCGCATATCAGCTTCGCCCATCCGGTATGTTCACAATTGGGCGATGTCATGCAACAGGCCGCGCGCGACGCCAGCGTGGCGGTCAAGCGCGGCGGGACATACGTCTGCATGGAAGGCCCGCAATTCTCTACCCTGGCGGAGTCCAATACCTACCGCCGGAATGGCGGGGACCTGATCGGAATGACGAACCTTCAGGAAGCCAAACTCGCGCGCGAGGCGGAAATCTGCTACTCCACGATGGCGCTGGTTACCGATTACGACTGCTGGCATCCGCAACATGATGCGGTCACCGTGACGGAAGTCATCGAGAACCTGAAAAAGAACAGCGAAAATGCCCAGAAGATCATCCGGTCGACCGTGAAACGCCTTCCGGTCGACCGCACCTGCAAATGCGGCCACGCGCTCAAGCATGCGATCATGACGGACCTGAAGCACGCGCCCGCGGAAACCCGCAAACGTCTGGAACTTCTGCTGCGGAAATACATTTAA
- the mce gene encoding methylmalonyl-CoA epimerase → MRIDHIGIAVRSLADAVKVYQDAIGLNVAGYDEVDEQGVRVAMLTIGESRIELLEPTRSDSPVEKFMSKRGEGIHHIAVRVDNIEEALERLKANGARLIDSTPRRGAHDTRIAFIHPSSTHGVLLELVEHGSK, encoded by the coding sequence GTGAGAATCGATCATATCGGAATCGCCGTGAGGTCCCTGGCCGATGCCGTCAAGGTTTACCAGGATGCGATCGGATTGAATGTTGCCGGCTACGACGAAGTCGATGAGCAGGGCGTACGTGTAGCGATGCTCACCATCGGCGAAAGCCGCATCGAACTGCTGGAACCGACCCGCAGCGATTCCCCGGTCGAAAAATTCATGTCGAAGCGCGGAGAAGGCATTCACCATATTGCCGTGCGCGTCGACAACATCGAAGAAGCACTGGAGAGGCTGAAGGCCAACGGCGCGCGGCTGATCGATTCGACGCCGCGCCGGGGAGCGCATGATACGCGGATTGCATTCATTCATCCTTCGTCCACACACGGAGTTTTATTGGAGTTAGTCGAGCATGGCAGCAAATGA